A stretch of the Thermodesulfovibrionales bacterium genome encodes the following:
- a CDS encoding ABC transporter permease produces MSSILEGLSKAFSLILHLNAELLGIIVLSIEVSGTALLIATLLGLPLGALLGFRKFPLKGLFISVMNTLMGLPPVVVGLFVYLLLSRSGPFGFLSLLYTPEAMVLAQSILAFPIVTSLSHSAITSVDPIIRQASMTLGATPFQISFRIIREARYGIMSGIIAAFGRVMAEVGAILIVGGNIAGFTRVMTTTIALETDKGNFELALALGVILLAISLSINSVLHVIQKKGSIGGNR; encoded by the coding sequence ATGAGTTCGATACTGGAGGGATTGAGCAAGGCCTTTTCCCTTATTCTGCATCTCAATGCAGAACTGCTGGGCATTATCGTGCTCTCCATTGAGGTATCAGGGACTGCCCTTCTTATTGCTACGCTCTTGGGGCTTCCCCTCGGTGCTCTCCTCGGATTCAGGAAGTTTCCCTTAAAAGGTCTTTTCATCAGTGTCATGAATACCCTTATGGGACTGCCCCCTGTGGTTGTCGGTCTCTTTGTTTATCTTTTGCTTTCAAGAAGCGGACCCTTTGGTTTCCTGTCGCTCCTCTATACCCCCGAGGCCATGGTTCTTGCCCAGAGTATCCTTGCCTTTCCTATCGTCACGTCACTAAGCCATTCAGCAATCACCAGTGTTGATCCGATCATTCGACAGGCTTCCATGACCCTCGGGGCTACCCCTTTTCAGATCTCATTCAGGATCATAAGAGAGGCCCGCTACGGAATCATGTCCGGGATCATTGCGGCCTTTGGAAGGGTCATGGCTGAAGTGGGTGCAATACTCATTGTCGGTGGAAACATCGCGGGTTTTACAAGGGTGATGACGACAACCATAGCCCTCGAGACCGACAAGGGCAACTTTGAACTTGCCCTTGCCCTCGGCGTCATACTCCTGGCAATTTCGCTGTCGATAAATTCCGTTCTCCACGTCATCCAAAAGAAAGGCTCGATCGGAGGAAACAGATGA
- a CDS encoding ATP-binding cassette domain-containing protein produces MSLRLDASNIGKVYNGNEVLRDCSFSFHEKGIYVLTGMNGCGKSTFLRICALIETPDSGEVRYLADGKRVENDLAVRRRITLVLPRVGVFNSTVLKNVAYGLTIRGIRQDEAERKVSSALEFVGLSNKREQNALTLSSGETQRLGIARALVIEPEILFLDEPTASVDLKNTEIIENIILEMRKSSRAIVIIATHDRGQAQRLADRLLVMRDGKITVSPSSGACLSEKRQF; encoded by the coding sequence ATGAGCCTGAGACTCGATGCCTCGAATATCGGGAAGGTATACAACGGCAACGAGGTATTGAGAGACTGCTCTTTTTCATTCCATGAAAAGGGTATCTACGTCTTGACCGGAATGAACGGCTGCGGCAAATCTACTTTCCTCAGGATCTGCGCCCTTATCGAGACCCCCGACAGCGGTGAAGTAAGGTATCTTGCCGACGGGAAGAGGGTGGAGAACGATCTGGCAGTCAGACGGAGGATAACCCTGGTGCTTCCTAGGGTGGGAGTTTTCAACAGCACGGTCTTAAAGAATGTAGCATATGGATTGACAATCCGTGGAATAAGGCAGGACGAGGCGGAAAGGAAAGTCAGCAGCGCCCTTGAGTTTGTGGGTTTGAGTAACAAGAGAGAACAGAACGCCTTGACTCTTTCGAGCGGAGAGACGCAGCGCCTCGGCATTGCGAGGGCATTGGTTATAGAGCCTGAGATCCTCTTCCTCGACGAGCCGACGGCCTCTGTCGACCTCAAGAACACCGAGATCATAGAAAACATCATCCTGGAGATGAGAAAGAGTAGCCGTGCGATCGTCATCATCGCGACCCATGACAGAGGGCAGGCACAGAGACTTGCGGACCGCCTCCTGGTAATGCGTGACGGAAAGATCACAGTCAGTCCTTCCTCGGGTGCCTGCCTTTCCGAAAAACGACAGTTTTAA